The Maridesulfovibrio zosterae DSM 11974 genome contains a region encoding:
- a CDS encoding terminase large subunit — protein sequence MRNSGADPHAFYRLWFDDKAGKMFIDSEVYGHFGLEKIPEKMKKLKGLDKQKIYCDNSAPDKIAYCQKHGLNTVAARKGAGSIEHGIDFIRSWDVIIDSSCENLIYEFSTYSYKRDKQTNEITSIIIDKNNHGADSVRYACSEMISASLGGNNETFAVACGEVIPNYEPDFMENCDDYGGMFEDGFSSSVSVASFGLC from the coding sequence ATCCGAAATAGCGGCGCAGACCCACACGCTTTCTATAGGCTATGGTTCGATGATAAAGCCGGAAAGATGTTTATTGACTCCGAAGTCTATGGACACTTTGGATTAGAAAAGATTCCTGAAAAAATGAAAAAGCTAAAGGGGCTTGATAAGCAGAAAATCTATTGTGACAACTCCGCGCCTGATAAAATCGCATATTGCCAGAAGCACGGACTTAACACCGTAGCCGCTCGCAAAGGGGCGGGAAGCATTGAGCATGGAATTGACTTTATCAGGAGTTGGGACGTTATTATCGACTCGTCTTGCGAGAACCTGATTTATGAGTTTAGCACCTATTCATATAAACGCGACAAGCAGACAAACGAGATAACATCCATCATTATCGACAAAAACAACCACGGGGCTGACAGTGTGCGCTATGCCTGTTCTGAGATGATCAGTGCCTCCCTTGGCGGTAACAATGAAACTTTTGCCGTAGCTTGCGGCGAGGTCATACCCAATTACGAGCCTGATTTTATGGAAAACTGCGATGATTACGGCGGCATGTTTGAGGATGGTTTCAGTAGTTCGGTTTCAGTCGCAAGTTTTGGATTATGCTAA